Proteins encoded by one window of Procambarus clarkii isolate CNS0578487 chromosome 55, FALCON_Pclarkii_2.0, whole genome shotgun sequence:
- the LOC138352897 gene encoding zinc finger protein 85-like yields the protein MLVHSGDNPHECPECGKRFSQGGSMKTHMLVHSGDKPHECPECGKRFSKHGNMTTHMLVHSGDKPHECPECGKRFSERGSMKTHRMVHVDERPFQCAECGKKFRVRGSIISHLLVHSGDKPHECPECGKRFSKRGNMTTHMLVHSGDKPHECPECGKIFSRHGHMKTHRMVHADKRPFQCAECGQKFRERGTIIRHMLVHSGEKPHECPECGKRFSRLGSMKTHMLVHSGDKPHECPECGKRFSRLSNMKKHKMTHTDNRLNTSSVEGTPLEYGVACVGVAAK from the coding sequence atgttagtgcattcaggtgacaatcctcatgaatgtccagagtgtgggaagagattcagtcaaggtggaagtatgaagactcacatgttagtgcattcaggtgacaagcctcacgagtgtccagagtgtgggaagagattcagtaaaCATGGAAatatgacgactcacatgttagtccattcaggtgacaaacctcacgagtgtccagagtgtgggaagagattcagtgagcgtggaagtatgaagactcacaggatggtgcatgtggatgagagaccttttcaatgtgccgagtgtggcaaaaaatttagagtacgtggaaGTATAATAAGTcacttgttagtgcattcaggtgacaaacctcatgaatgtccagagtgtgggaagagattcagtaaacgtggaaatatgacgactcacatgttagtccattcaggtgacaaacctcatgagtgtccagagtgtgggaagatatTTAGTCggcatggacatatgaagactcacaggatggtgcatgcggataagagaccttttcaatgtgctgagtgtggccaaaaatttagagaacgtggaactataataaggcacatgttagtgcattcaggtgagaaacctcatgaatgtccagagtgtgggaagagattcagtcgtcttggaagtatgaagactcacatgttagtgcattcaggtgacaagcctcacgagtgtccagagtgtgggaagagattcagtcgtcttagtAATATGAAGAAGCACAAaatgacacatacagataataggctaaacacttcgagtgtggaag